One Trichosurus vulpecula isolate mTriVul1 chromosome 7, mTriVul1.pri, whole genome shotgun sequence genomic region harbors:
- the GJA1 gene encoding gap junction alpha-1 protein, which produces MGDWSALGKLLDKVQAYSTAGGKVWLSVLFIFRILLLGTAVESAWGDEQSAFRCNTQQPGCENVCYDKSFPISHVRFWVLQIIFVSVPTLLYLAHVFYVMRKEEKLNKKEEELKVAQTDGANVDMHLKQIEIKKFKYGIEEHGKVKMRGGLLRTYIISILFKSVFEVAFLLIQWYIYGFSLNAVYTCKRDPCPHQVDCFLSRPTEKTIFIIFMLVVSLVSLALNIIELFYVFFKGVKDRVKGKSDPYHATTGPLSPNKECGSPKYAYFNGCSSPTAPLSPMSPPGYKLVTGDRNNSSCRNYNKQASEQNWANYSAEQNRMGQAGSTISNSHAQPFDFPDDNQNSKKLAAGHELQPLAIVDQRPSSRASSRASSRPRPDDLEI; this is translated from the coding sequence ATGGGGGATTGGAGTGCCTTAGGCAAACTCCTCGACAAAGTTCAAGCCTATTCTACTGCTGGAGGGAAGGTGTGGCTCtctgttctcttcatttttcGAATCTTGCTATTAGGAACTGCAGTTGAGTCAGCCTGGGGTGATGAACAGTCCGCTTTTCGATGCAATACTCAGCAACCAGGTTGTGAAAATGTATGTTATGACAAGTCCTTTCCAATCTCTCATGTGCGTTTTTGGGTCCTGCAAATTATTTTTGTGTCTGTGCCAACTCTCTTGTATCTGGCTCATGTGTTCTATGTGATGCGtaaagaagaaaaactgaacaagaaagaggaagagcTAAAAGTGGCTCAAACTGATGGTGCCAATGTGGACATGCACTTGAAacaaattgaaataaagaaattcaaatatgGAATTGAAGAACATGGCAAAGTGAAAATGCGTGGAGGGTTGCTCCGTACCTACATTATCAGCATCCTTTTTAAGTCTGTCTTTGAGGTGGCCTTCCTGCTGATTCAGTGGTACATCTATGGTTTTAGCTTGAATGCAGTCTATACTTGCAAGAGGGATCCCTGCCCTCATCAAGTGGATTGCTTCCTCTCCCGTCCCACAGAGAAAACCATCTTCATTATCTTCATGTTGGTTGTGTCTTTGGTATCCCTTGCCTTAAATATCATCGAGCTGTTCTATGTGTTCTTTAAGGGTGTCAAAGATCGCGTGAAGGGAAAAAGTGATCCTTACCATGCTACAACTGGCCCACTAAGTCCCAACAAAGAGTGTGGATCTCCCAAGTATGCCTATTTCAATGGTTGTTCTTCCCCAACTGCTCCCTTGTCACCCATGTCTCCTCCAGGGTACAAGCTTGTTACTGGAGATCGCAATAATTCTTCTTGCCGTAACTACAATAAGCAAGCCAGCGAGCAAAACTGGGCCAACTATAGTGCCGAGCAGAATAGAATGGGACAGGCTGGAAGCACCATCTCCAATTCGCATGCCCAGCCTTTTGATTTTCCAGATGATAACCAGAATTCCAAAAAACTAGCAGCGGGCCATGAGCTACAACCACTTGCCATTGTGGACCAAAGGCCTTCCAGTAGAGCCAGCAGCAGGGCCAGCAGCCGACCTCGGCCTGATGACCTGGAGATCTAA